Within the Miscanthus floridulus cultivar M001 chromosome 2, ASM1932011v1, whole genome shotgun sequence genome, the region tcctacaagttatacttttgccttgagctttttgtttttctctttcttctcttcaagtgtaagcccttgatcatctccatgctatcaccattgtcatgttatgatcttcatttgcttctctacttgaagtgtgctacctatctcatgattacttgatgaactaggttagcacttagggtttcatcaattcaccaaaaccaaactagagctttcaagtgcGTCCGATCGCGTCTAGTAGGGTTCCAGAGCACAGAAATCAAGATCGGACGCGCTCGGTCAAAGGTGACCTAACACGCCACGGCGTCTGGTCCTCACTGGCCTCTACTCTGCACGCACATTGTTAGCATACATCAGCAAAGTAGCTTTtcacctgcgcgtccggtcacatgaacAGCTCATGTGTCCGATCGCGCCACCGAGCGCTGCACCTCACTAGACCAGGTGACCGGACTCAGCCACGAGTCAGGTCCCTATGTATGATCGTTCTTCGGTCTTCGCGGCCAAGTTACACGCCACCggctataaatgaccggacgctgcctagGGTTAGGTCCCGCGTCCAATGTAGCGTCAGGTCAGGGACCGACGtcgccttttctttttctatctcctcaaacacttcgcccttgcttccaacttgctaaccacaaagtgtaggaCTTGTGtgtacgtgtgttagcattttccaaagcattttacaatgggcaaagttagcacactagattcctaaatgcatgtgcaaaagtcatgtcacctagtagcactcgataaaccgtttaaCAAAAGATTTTCTCTctttatagtacagctatcgatcctaagcgACTCACAccttctatggtgtcttgagtgtaaaacaaaacctatcatatacctttgccttcatcatctcggtttttgtttttctctttcttcttttcaagttgagcttgatcatcttcaacaTATGTCCATCTCTATCTCCATGAACTTCATCACCATGCTCCACACttagattgcaccaacctagctcatttcACAACTcgtgacaaaggttagtgctaggtttcatcaattatctaaaaccaaactagggctttcagctgCGCAGCCTCCTCTCCGGCGTGCAGGGTGGCGGCGGACGCATGGGCATGGAGGCACGCAGAGTCGCGACCCGTGCAAGTTGTCCCCGATCGgatagaggagagagaaaaaataaaataagtgaggattaaaagaaaagaaaaaaataaatccCTAAGGACATTTTAGACTTTTTGCATAGCAGATTGATACCGTTACTAGCGAAAGTGGACAGAATGGCttgggagaagaaaaaaaaaagtaaagtgTCATGACATCTAGGTGCGTTCGAACTTTTTAGTGACCTGTAAGTCTGGAGCATCTTTCATAATGGCACACAGGTCAAAGGCTCAAGGAGGAAGGATTTTCTCCTCTTCTGCTCTGTAAAACGCGGCCCGGTCTGGCCCGTTACTCAAGTAGAGGAAGCCCAAGAGGAACCAGGCCATCTGTGATTTCACTGCAGGGCAGGGGCAAGCGGCGAAACCTATGGAGTTAGCGCTGGACAAAATACTTGCGGCTTACCAACTCGCTCGACTCGTgtccagctcggctcggctcggcttgttTTAACTTTTTTCACGAGCTGAGCAGGAAGTCTAGCTCGCtgttttaacgagccagctcgcgagctgctCACGAGCTTAAACGAGCTGAGGCCTATCAGCCCACGGCCATAAAtctagaagatgatgatgctgacctagAAGCATATACCTATTCCATTGatatgtaatccttattttcagcTATTTCGTatgaattttgattttataattgttgtggcacttaaatgttgatttatggatTGTTTTCCGGTGAGAAGACGATGATGCTGATATTGAATTTGTGAACTTTCCTAAGTCTATGATGGCAAGCAAGTAGTAAGTATGCTGGAACTACATGGATCATGAATGAACTAgctatgttgcatggttgataTTTTTGATGAACCTAATATGTATTAATCATGGTTGCATAACGGTGGACGTCATCTTCTGGAATTATTATGACATagacattataaacatgtgtaTCCTATTTTTTAGTAGCTCGTGAGCTAAATGAGCCATGAGCGGAGCTAAGCTGTCCCTTTAGCTCGTAATATTAACTCATTTAGCTTGTTAACTTAACGAGCCGGCTTCGTTGACAAAGAGCCAAGCTGGGTGGATATCAAGACCTCTACGGAGTCCGGTGAGGGCGGCGGCTGCCGAACATCGTCGTTTGGACGTCTGGACTCACGTTAAATGTACCCATTTATCATCAGCCCAATGTCATCGTAACCGGGGAGTCGATCATTCGAACgtcatttttgcaattttttccTCCCGTGGGAGCTCGTCGTGCagatcctccgccgcctcccgTACCGGTCGCTCTGCCGCTTCAGGTGCGTCTCCAGGTCCTGGCACGACGTCTCCTACCACCCCGACCACCGCAACACGCTGCCCCAGGACCTCGCCGGCTCGCCGGCCTTCTCTATAGCAACCACGTCCCTAGCCCCCTCCACTGCGACTTCGCTGTCCGGTTCGCGCCGGCCGGCTCGTCCCCGTTCCCCGGCCTTGGGTTCCTTCCATGTGTCGCCCGCGCCCTGCCCCTCGACTGCTGCAACGGCCTCCTCCTCTGCCGCGCCGGCGGCGGGGCCGGTGGATGTCACTATGTCTGCAACCCGGCCACTGGCAAATTCACCGTTCTCCCGAAGCCGTCGTCTGGGTTCCAGGCGCTGGCTCTGGCTGCCTTCGAGCCTCACGGCGCCTCGCCTCGATTCCATGTACTTAACTTCGCAAGAACCGAGCCTGTGCAAAGGGTCCTCTTTGATTCCGATTTCGAAGAATCCGACGATGATGACGCTCCTTCTGATGGTGGTGGCTACGCGGCAGCGAATTGTTGGATTTGTGTGAGGCGACCGATTTCTGTGTGCAGGGCCTTGAGGTATTCTCGTCGGTAACCAGGAAATGGGTGCACGCTTGCCTTGACTACCATGTCAGGCTGGTGGAAGGAATGGGCAGTGTGTTCATCAATGGCTTTGTCAATTTGCTCACCCACGAGAAGAAGGTTCTCGCTGTCGATCCAGAGGGCCGGGCGTGGCGTCTGATTCCCTTGCCTGTATCCAGCAGGTTTGGGTTGGTCGGGTGCCTTGGACAGTCTCAGGGATTCCTGCATTATGCCGTGCAAGAAGGCTGCGGCTGCACCATGATGCAGGTTTGGATTCTGAAGGATTTCGGGGAACGGATTGGATTCTGAAGTGCCGGTTCGAGATTGAAGTGGCTCCGCAGACGAAGATAAGATACTGTTTGATTATGCTGGCAATGAATTCTGGTCTGAAATTTTCTATGTGGTCGTGTTTCATCCCGAGAGGGATCTTGTTTTCCTCCCTGTGGAAGGATACAAGTTGCTCTCCTATAATTTCATCAGTGCTGAAGTGAAGGAGATATGCATGCTGGAACCACAAACAAGGCCCAGGTTCCTGGTTTAGGTGCCCTCCTATGTGGATTTACCAAATCCTGATGTGCAAGGGAAGGAGTTGTTCTGATCAGTTCAACGTTGTACTGCATCTCTGGGAATCATGATTCGCCTAGTATCAATTGCTAATGTAAATGCTCATTTTGTCTGTAAATTTTGTAATATATTCTGCTTATTAATCCTGATTTTACTTTGTTTGTCGGTTTTAGAATGTATCATTTTTGCTAATCTGGAATAAGAAAGTGACATTCATCCCTTGAGGCAACGTGATACTGGTGATATGTAAACAAAATATGAGCAACTATTTCATGCCTTCCAATTTTTATGATAATGCTCGACGAAAGCTTAACTATGCCCCTTTTTTCATACTTGTATGCCTAAGGTAAATTTATTTCACATGCTCAGCTTAACATATGACTAGTGAAGATGGTCACATTAACATTACTATCTTTACTAGTCACGTTGAAACATCCTTGACGTGGAGCTATGGCTGTCTACCTTGCTCCCAGTTATAACATCCTTAGGTCATATTATAACTGCCAGTTATAATATGACGTGTTGTGTCATTTCCTTTGTCTAAATTTCTGCATCTCTTTTAGGTACTTAGCCATTAGTCCATAACGATAGTTCAATACTTCAGTCAGCTAGTAGAACCTATCCTTATATCCTAGATGCAGTATAATTTGTATGCATAAAGCAACTACATGatcatgtactccctctgtcccaaattatctGTCGATTTTGGTTTCCATGCcataagtttgactcgatttgtagaaaatacgtgcaacatttatatctccaaataaatttattaaataactagattcaaagatctttccaatgatatcaattatgtaacataaatattaatattttttaatatatattttgtcaaagttgttTTTCGGGAAGCGAAAACGACATATATTTTGGGACAGTGGAGTATTTCTGAGTAGATGCAGTATGAGTAGATGCTCCACAATTCTTTGATCTCTAGATGCATCGATTCAGTACCATGTTTCTCTGAAAGAAACAAGggagaattatctatttggcactgaaacaaatcagtcttcCGTATTTAGCACTAAAAAATTTGAACTTCTTTATCTAGCATCAAATTGAAATTTTGTTCCGTAAATAGCACTACCGTCTATTTTCACTAGTAACGGTGTTAAGTGGCTTGCAAAATGACATGAATGCCCTTATTTCTGATGTATTCTGGATTCATTTTTTTGAGGAATGGCTCAGGTCCACATGTATATAGGCCTTTTAATCTTGACCGCAGATCAGGAGATGAATGGCTCAGGTCCACAGGTATGCATACTAGTATTTCTGATGTGTTCTGGATTTTATTTTTCTGATGAGGAAAAATGGCCAGATGACATCACGTGTTCACCGTATTGCACGGCGGCGCGTTCGATTCGGCACAGCACAGCAGCGCGCCTACGTGCGTGCGCGCGGGGAGGGCGCACATGCCTTCGCGCTCGCTCGGCCATGCTCCTGCGTGTGCTCCAGGTGCTCGCCGAGCTCCTGCAGACCGGCCCCGCGCTGCGAGCGAGGCCACCCATGGCCAGTCCCATGCCGAGGAGGCAGAGCACGCGCGAGCCTCCCGGCGACCTTTTGCGTGCTGGCGACCTACGCCGGCAGGGCGAGCCTGGAGCGCGCGAGGcctgcgacgacgacggcgcccgCGGAGAGGCCGGTGAGCAGGGTTCGCGGCGCGCATGACACGACGGCGGTGAAGGAGACGGGGACGAGCGGGTTGGCCTGCTCCACGGCAGCGCGCCACCGGACAGCTCGCGGCGCTCGTTGCCGGAGAGGCGGGCTCCGTCGATCTAGAGTTAGCTTTTTTTTGTTTGGGGAGGAAGAAGGTCGCGGGAGCGCTCGGCCGTACGGGGAAGAAGGTCGCGGGATCCTGAATGCATGAGTAGAAGGGTATATTGGACATACGGAGACAAAACTGACAAGCTCAAACGATTCAACTAACATATGCACGGTAAAAATTGACGGTAGTGCTATTTAGGGAAGAAATTTTTAACTTAGTGCCAAACAAAGAAGTTTAAATTTTTAAGTGCCAAATAGACTGAATTGTTTCGgtgccaaatagataattcttCCAAGAAACAAACAATTTTCAGAACAGTGTAACCAAAAGCAATGCTATACTGTATGTAGATAATTGATTTTTTAGTTGTCTGCTATCTCAGAGAAAACAGTGATGTTGCATCCACTGAACTGCACCGTTATTATAGTTCATTTTCCCTTGGGAAGCTTCGCACCACAAATGTTTTTTCCTTGCACTTGTCCAGTACTGAAGATATGCTCAAATATTAATGATGGGCATGGCTTGATTTCCTGGATCCCTTCTCTTTGCCATGTTGACAGATTAACTTGGTTGTGCCACTGAATTTGTTTCCTAAATATCTTGGATTGGTGAGTATATAAGAATGGCTTTGACTTCCTTGCGCATACAACAGCCCTATTGAGAGGAAAGAGCCACAAAACTCTGAAAGAAATGTTGGAACATGCTCCTGACACCGCATGGTCCTTAGTTTTGTCACTGACCTTTTGAACTCATATTTCTGAGTAAATGTATTTTTCGTAATTATGGGTCCATAGCCTTCATTTTTTTCAATCATGCAGTAGTTTCGTTTTTGTACTCTTTATTTTGACATGTCCAGGAAATAACTGTCAAAAGAATTTTGCCACTGGTCAGGTTTCTGCTGCAGAGGATAAAAGAAGAGGAAATAGGGGAAACAGAACTGAAAGACCTTGATTTCTCggagcttttttttttctttcccatTAGAGTCGGCTAAAAGATGAATAGGACATTGACTGTGGTCCATCTATTCTACTTTTATTTACGCCGTATATCATATGAAACACTGTAAACATTCCCTATTTATGCCATATATCCCTGTACTACACTCATTCAGTCTATATATAACTCAACATTGTCTGAGATATGATGGATAGATGAGTTAATAGATACTAGTGTTAGCATTAAAACTTTAAGGTTGAGTAGTTGTCTGATGACTCAACAAATGCCGACTGTAAGCAAAAGCATCCAAAGTCCACGCAGAGATATTTCACAGGCGGAGCTCTCCAGCATTCAGATTTCAGAGGATGCAGCACTCTCCTGTTGCATTCAGATTTCAGAGCATGCAACCTCTCCAGTATTCAGATTTCAAAGCATGACGTACCAGTATGGGGCAACCAGACAACTTAAAATGGATTTAACCGCTGCTCCCATGCACTGGATTGCTGGATCAGCACCGGTTCGATCCACAGTTCAACCAGCCCCATCTTTAATAACTGGGACTGGGAGCAATGAGATCAAATTAGGGTTACATCATTGCTAGATGTCTAAGATAACCCATTTTCACCCTACACCAAGTGCCTGGTAGACAGCCACAGCCCCACGTCAAAGATGTTAAGGAATCCAAATCTGTATCCACTAGAATCTATCCTTATTCGTATCTAATTCTAATATTGATACTGTAATGGATGTATGTATTTGAATTCGATTTTCATTACTTTTCTATTTGATTTTGATTCATATTCGAAAAAAAATGTAGGTATGGATGGATATTGATACTATTTTTTTTTCCACAACGGTCAAAACTGAAATTCATTACGCTTGTAATGAAATTACAAAGTTCAGCAGATAACAGAAACGTAAACAACATTATGACCAAAAGCAAACGCATCCTGAGGAAGATCACCCAGGGATCTGTCTCGAGGACAAAACTACCCCCCACGACTAGAAACGAAAACGCGATAAACCAATTGGAAAAATGAAAGAAGCTCTAGAAACGAAAACGCGGCGATAAACCAAAAAGCGCCCGCAAGACTGATGGATTGGAAAAATGTAAGAAGCTATTTGGGTGAGGGGAAGTGTTTCAATGGGTACAGTATAGCAAATCTGTTTACATATCAAAATGCTGCAAAAATGAAAGAAGCTTCTCCAGCGGCAGACTTAAGTGTCAGGAACTCAGGATCCTACAAGTTCAAATACTGCAAGAACTTATCCGATGGCTTGTTGGAACATGGTGACACCCCTCACGTTCGCAACCTCCCCCAAAAGATATTGGTTATTCATAAGATCCCAGACCTCCAAGGGCTTTCATTTCTCAACAGAAGAAAGTTACATCACAActgggagaacatttagtccttCGCTTCTATGTAATTTTAACTACCTTCTGATGGAGCTATTCTCTGTCGTTTCCTATCTATGCTTCTTTCCTCTTATAATGTGCTAAGTGAGAGCATGAACCATTTGCAACAATCTCCAATGCAATCGCCCTTGACAAGAATGCCCACATTACAGTAGAAATAAAAATTATCCTATTCTGATGTGAATACAATAATATACAACAGAGACAGCACAACATGTATTGCCAGTTTGCCACGTAAACAGAGAGGTTGATAGACACAGAAATATCCATAGAGAAAAAACACAGGTTAATTGGTTCGACATCAAGAGTATGAAGTTTCACAAAGGCTAAAAGATAGTTCATTCAAACACAAGCAGCATATGATACTACAGCCATACATGATACATATATCTAGCACAAGAAGCAAAATATAATTCATTCAGACATTCGCCTTTTACAAAAGAAACATAATTTCCATCTCTCAACAACCATTCCAACAAGATTGAGTACCTGAATAAATTGAAGTATTTCTTGCCTTCTTCTCCTTGCTGGTGATTCACATCAAGATGATTTGACTTCTTGTTGATGTATCCAGTATGCTGGATTGAATCTGCACTCTGCTTTCTAGTCCCAGGCAGCCAATGACTCCGAGAAAAGGGGAACATAGGACAAACAGCGTTTTGAATAATTGTCCTCAAGCTCACACCCCATGTTGCGAATCACATGCACTTTTCTACTATCCATATCATAGCATCTTATTGTATGGTCCAAATCCGAAACAAAGAATATCAAGTGGCACTCTGGATGAATCGTGATCAGATTATACTGCTGCAGAGGACTAGAACTGATCTTTCCGAGTAACTCCGAAGTCCTGACACTATGTTTGAAGATCCACTCATCACTAGCATAGTCCTCAAGAACATACACTGATAGTCTCAAGTCATGTTCTTCAACCGTATTGAGATAGTACAAGTGCCCTTGAGAGTGTCCAATGAAACCGTCGTCATTGCCGTGCGGCACCGGAATGGTCCTCCTTGAGTTCCCCTCGGTGTCAACCACCAGTACATCTTCATGCCCAGATGCAAACACATGAAGaaagccattgagaaatacagTGCTTATAGCATCCCACAAGGTCACATCGTCACTCCATAAACTGTCCCTGTGAGCCCACTGCCCGGTCTCCAACGAGTAGATCTCAAGCCCCTCGATAAAGTAGCCATATAGTACGAGCTCAAACACATGGAAGTTGGGGGAAACGACCGGGTCGAACCCCAGCCGCGTATCGCAGATGTTACCAGCCTGGCTGGACTCAGGCAGCGCCACCCATTCCTCGGTCGCCGGATTGCAGACGACGTAGCCGTCGCCCGCGTCCGTCGGGCTGCGGCAGAGGAGGAGACCGTTGCAGCAGTCCAGGAGGGTGATGTCGGCGTGGCCCGGGAGGAAGGACAGGGAGGGGCGGATCAGGGGCGCGCCCCTCCCCGTGACGTTGGTGAAGTGGCGGGCCGACTCGGGGAAGCGCTCGCTGCTGGTGGTGTGGTAGAAGAAACCGGCGAGGGTCTGGGGCAGCTTCTTGCGGTGGTCGGGGTGGGAGATGAGGCCAAGCCAGTGTTTGGACACGCACTTGAAGCGGCAGACCGACTTGACAGGCAGTCGCGAGAGTATCTCCACGATGAGGTCGTCGGTGAGGCAGgtcgccgtgttcctcctctcCTTGGAGCACGCCGCCATGTCTGTGGGGAGTGAGGCGCTGCGAGTGGCGGCTACGGAGTGCTGAGGGAAGAAGCAAGCAGGAAGGGTTTTCTCCTCTGCTCTGTAAAATGCGGCCCGGCCCATTACTCGACCAGAGGAAGCCCAAGGAACCAGCCCATCTGTGGTTTCACTGCGGGGCACGGGCAGGCGGCGGAAGCGGAAGCCTATGGAGTCCGGTGAGGGCGGCGGCTGCCGTCTCCCGTGGGAGCTCATCGTGGagatcctccgccgcctcccgTACCGGTCGCTCTGCCGCTTCAGGTGCGTCTCCAGGTCCTGGCACGACCTCTCCTACCACCCTGACCAACGCAACGCGCTGCCCCAGGACCTCGCTGGCCTTCTCTACACCAACCACGCCCCTAGCCCCCTCCACTGCGACTTCGCTGTCCGGTTCGCGCCGGCCGGCTCGTCCCCGTTCCCTGGCCTTGGGTTCCTTCCATGTGGCGCCCGCGCCCTGCCCCTCGACTGCTGCAACGGCCTCCTCCTCTGCCGCGACGGCGGCGGGGCCGGTGGATGTCACTATGTCTGCAACCCAGCCACTGGCAAATTCACCATTCTCCCGAAGCCATCGTCTGGGTTCCAGGCGCTGGCCCTGGCTGCCTTCGAGCCTCACGGCGCCAAGCCTCAATTCCATGTACTTAACTTTGCAAGAACCGAGCCTGTGCAAAGGGTCTTCTTTGATTCAGACTTCgaaaaatccgacagtgatgacgcTCTGTCTGACACCGACGGTGGTGACTACGGCGGTGGCGAATTGTTGGATTTGTGCGAGGCGACCAACTTCTGTGTGCAGGGCCTTGAGCTATTCTCGTCGGTGACTGGGAAATGGGTGCAGAGCCACGCTTGCCGTGACTCCCATGTCAGGCTGGTGGAAGGAATGGGCAGTGTGTTCATCAACGGTTTTGTCAATTTGCTCACCCACGAGAAGAAGGTTCTTGCTGTCGATCCAGAGGGCCAGGCGTGGCGTCTGATTCCATTGCCTGTATCCAGCAGGTTTGGGTTGGTCGGGTGCCTCGGACAGTCTCAGGGATTCCTGCATTATGCTGTGCACGAAGGCTGCGGCTGCACCATGATGCAGGTTTGGTTTCGGAAGGATTTCGAGGAAGGGGATTGGATTCTGAAGTGCCGCTTTGAGATTGAAGTGGCTCCGCAGACGAAGATACTGTTTGATTATGCTGGGAATGAATTCTGGTCTGAAATTTTCTATGTGGTTGTGTTTCATCCAGAGAGGGATCTTGTTTTCCTCCCTGTGGAAGGATACAAGTTGCTCTCCTATAATTTGATCAGTGCTGAAGTGAAGGAGATATGCATGCTGGAACCAGAAACAAGGCCCAGGTTCCTGGTTTATGTGCCCTCCTATGTGGTTTTACCAAATCCTTACGTACAAGTGAAGGAATTGTTCTGATCGGTTTATCTGTCCTCCTATGTGGATTTACCAAATACTTATATGCAAGTGAAGGAATTGTTCTGATCAGTTCGGTGTTGTACTGCATCTCTGGGAATCATGATTCACCTAATATCAATTTGTCTCTGaattttgtgatatattgtgCTTATGAGAATCCTGTTATTACTACTTTGTTTGTCAGTTTTAGGCTTTTACCATGTATCGATTTTGCTAATCTGGAATAAGAAGTGACATTCATCCCCTTGAGGCAATATGATATTGGTGATATGTAAACAAAATATGCTACTGTTTCATTCCTTCCAACTTTTATGATAATGCTCGAGGAAAGCTTAACTATGCCCCTTTTTTTCATATAACTGGTGATATTTGTATGCCTAAGGTAAATTTTTCACATGCTCAGCTTAACCTATGACTAGTGAAGGTGGTCACATTAACATTACTATCTTTATGGCTGTCTCTGGGAGCAATGTCGAAGATGTCAAGAAATCCAAATCTGTATCCACTAAAATCTATCCTTAATTGTATCCAATTCTAATATTGATACCCTAATGGATGTATGTATTTGAATTCGATTTTCCTTAGTTTTCTATTTGATTTTAATTCATATATTCGAAAAATATAGATATGGATGGATATTGATACTATATTATTTTTGTATATAATAAAACACACCTCTGGACCATGCTATAAATATATCTTTGATTTAGAGCATGTTTGATATGCATGACTAGTTATTAGTTGAGGCTAAAAATTATCCCAAATTAGCTATTGTTGCTAActagttggctaacaactagttgaagatTTGGCATGCCCACTTATTAATACTCTCCTATTTAGATGCATCAGAGCTAATTTTGGTTAATTTTTGCGCTAGAAATTAGCCCTTGTATCAAACATGCCCTTAGTTAGGAATTGATATATTTATTGTAAATTGTTTTTTATATATTAGtttatttatttatcattttATTGATGTAAATATTTTTATATACTTTAGCTTATTTATTTATTGATGTATATTTATATAAAGATTATTTTTATAGTTAAATACAAGATATCATAGGAATTCTAGGATATATTATTATGGACAAAACCTAATGATACATGCAACTCTCCCTTTATTGTGAGAAAACAGTGGCAATTGTATTTTAAGCCCATTGTTGGGTTGACGAAAAAAATGTATTATCCATAGAAATAAAGGATAAAGAGAAACGGGGAAATTTATTGACAATAGGCATTAATGGTAAATATAAATATGAATAAAGTATTTTAAACTGAGTTACTATTTGGATTAGCTAAACTTTTTATAAAGCTGCAATAGCCGAGAGGGAGGCAGCTAATACCGAGTGGTTGAATAGTTCAAGATGAGTAATATAAATTAGACTATTAGCATGCTTGATATCATGGGCTAATTGTTAGCCAGCTAATTTTAGCTCAAATTAGCTCTAGTGCAAGAGGGCTAATAGATGAGCTAATTTATTAGTCAAGTCGTCAACCAGTTGTTAGCCAACTGATTTGGACTAATTTTTAGTTCAACTAGTAACTAACTGGCCATATCTATCCAAACATACCCTATAAGTTAGGTTGTTTGGACTAGCGAGGGCTTTTTTTAGCTGTTGACGAAAGGGTTACTTCACGGCTTCACCTAGAATCTATTGTAAATTAGGATAATTTTTGAAGGTATGCATGCCTTATATTTTTAGGATGGAGGTATAATGTAGCACTTTTATTGTTATATGTAGAAAGTGTATAGTATATTTATATTTCATGGTAATGCTCTCTATTGAGCGTCTGGCTGGCCGAACGAACCCCCACGCCTTGCTCGTCCGTGGCCTTGTGCCTTGCGCCCCACCCGCGCCTCCTGCCTTGCGTCACGCGCCACTTACACCTCGCGTCTCCCGCTATGCTCCGCCACACCTCACGCCTCCCGCCTGGACTCGCGTTGCGCACAGGCGAGGTTCGACCTCCGTGCTGTGGCATCGAACTCTGTGCCGGTATCAAGCTCCGCGTAAACGAGCGTCCATTGGAAAGcagcaagtagatgagcacatATTGCAACCGTATGTTTAATGCGTTTCTGATGTATGTGgcatatgtttcatctggatattgcaaaagtagatctggtgttgcatatgttgcaatgactatacacgtacgttgcaagtgtatgtttcaaatgtttcagttgttttcaaacatatgttgcaagtgtttttatctggatgttcacgtatgttgcaagtgtatgtttcaaatgtttcatctatttcaaacgtatgttgcaagtgttttatctggatgttacatatgttctcatacacatatgttgcaagcgaatgttgtaaatgttttatctgtttcggacgtatgttgtaagtgttttatgaGCAGGCGCGGCAAGGGCGCAGGAGAAGGTGGTCCCCTCTGGCGTAGCGGCCCCCGCGTGTGCACGAGAAGTGAAGCGGGCACAGGAGCAGGCGATGAGCACAAAGATGTATCTATGGGCGTGGCAGCAGGCGCGGAGCACGAAGCTACATCTATGGGTGGGCAGTAGGCGCGGAGCACGAAGCTTCATCCATGGGCAGGCAGCAGACACGGAGCACGAGGTAAAGCGGAGCACGAAGCTACATCGATAGACGCCCTAAGAGTATCATTATTGAAA harbors:
- the LOC136536951 gene encoding uncharacterized protein; amino-acid sequence: MELVVQILRRLPYRSLCRFSNHVPSPLHCDFAVRFAPAGSSPFPGLGFLPCVARALPLDCCNGLLLCRAGGGAGGCHYVCNPATGKFTVLPKPSSGFQALALAAFEPHGASPRFHGLEVFSSVTRKWVHACLDYHVRLVEGMGSVFINGFVNLLTHEKKVLAVDPEGRAWRLIPLPVSSRFGLVGCLGQSQGFLHYAVQEGCGCTMMQVWILKDFGERIGF
- the LOC136539501 gene encoding F-box protein At5g07610-like; amino-acid sequence: MSSHGRRQPPPSPDSIGFRFRRLPVPRSETTDGLVPWASSGRVMGRAAFYRAEEKTLPACFFPQHSVAATRSASLPTDMAACSKERRNTATCLTDDLIVEILSRLPVKSVCRFKCVSKHWLGLISHPDHRKKLPQTLAGFFYHTTSSERFPESARHFTNVTGRGAPLIRPSLSFLPGHADITLLDCCNGLLLCRSPTDAGDGYVVCNPATEEWVALPESSQAGNICDTRLGFDPVVSPNFHVFELVLYGYFIEGLEIYSLETGQWAHRDSLWSDDVTLWDAISTVFLNGFLHVFASGHEDVLVVDTEGNSRRTIPVPHGNDDGFIGHSQGHLYYLNTVEEHDLRLSVYVLEDYASDEWIFKHSVRTSELLGKISSSPLQQYNLITIHPECHLIFFVSDLDHTIRCYDMDSRKVHVIRNMGCELEDNYSKRCLSYVPLFSESLAAWD